One window from the genome of Hyphomonas neptunium ATCC 15444 encodes:
- the gspD gene encoding type II secretion system secretin GspD, with the protein MTKRILFAAVAALSASQFATAQAPAPSQDKHVLNLEDVELNTLIEDISMLTGYTFITHPDVRRAKVSVISQTPMTTTELFQVFLTTLRIQGFAAVPAGKDTYRIVPRAIASTEAPMSGPGPNAFVTEVIKLDRANAMEAAQMIKPLLDAQGQVVANAGTNTLVVVDYASNLERVRRIIETLDRDQTVTETVPLTNVPAVEIETVLTRLQGDPSAQQGQAPSRLSAVASLTSNSIILRGDATSVERAKRVALELDATNPQRDHVRVITLNYADAEEVVPILERVANSMAMQRAPSETAPVAQTIAHHGPTNSLIISANPETILAMERVVTALDVRRPQVMVEAIIVEMSDDAARELGLQFLLAGTGGDVPFASTNFSRAAPNLLALTGALVTDAFEDPAAENPFREAAISSLTGSSGLTLGFGGTSGDNLFGVILNAVEDDTASRILSTPFGMTLNNATSALIVGQEIPVTTGQVLGEANSNPFRTVERKDIGIQLEVTPRIGENDTVRLDIRQEVSSVFGSVGTVTPDLILDKREIRASVLADDGEIIVLGGLVEQTDTLRDTKVPVLGDIPGVGRLFRSEGKAATRRNLMVFIRPTIVRNKADAQAVTQQKYLYVQAEELMREQSPAGSIDQYIREVLGTGGPATQLVQPPQ; encoded by the coding sequence ATGACCAAGCGTATATTGTTCGCGGCGGTTGCCGCGCTCTCTGCCTCCCAGTTCGCGACAGCTCAGGCGCCCGCCCCTTCACAGGACAAGCACGTCCTGAACCTTGAAGATGTCGAGTTGAACACGCTCATCGAAGATATTTCGATGCTCACCGGCTACACGTTCATCACCCACCCGGATGTGCGCCGGGCGAAAGTGTCGGTCATTTCGCAAACGCCAATGACGACTACGGAACTTTTCCAGGTTTTCCTGACGACATTGCGAATTCAAGGTTTCGCGGCCGTTCCCGCCGGCAAGGACACTTACCGTATTGTGCCCCGCGCCATCGCGTCCACAGAAGCGCCCATGTCTGGCCCTGGCCCCAATGCATTCGTAACCGAAGTCATCAAGCTCGACCGCGCCAATGCAATGGAAGCGGCACAGATGATCAAGCCGTTGCTGGACGCTCAGGGGCAGGTTGTCGCCAATGCGGGAACCAACACGCTTGTCGTTGTCGACTATGCTTCAAATCTTGAGCGGGTCCGCCGCATCATTGAAACACTGGACCGCGATCAGACGGTTACGGAAACTGTACCGCTCACCAACGTTCCGGCCGTGGAGATTGAAACCGTCCTTACACGGCTGCAGGGCGATCCCTCGGCGCAACAGGGTCAAGCCCCGTCGCGCCTCTCGGCTGTTGCCTCCCTCACAAGCAACTCCATCATTCTCCGGGGCGACGCTACCTCCGTAGAGCGCGCAAAGCGCGTCGCGCTCGAACTGGACGCCACAAACCCTCAGCGGGATCACGTCCGGGTCATCACCCTGAACTATGCCGATGCAGAAGAAGTCGTGCCTATTCTGGAGCGCGTCGCAAACAGCATGGCGATGCAGCGCGCGCCTTCTGAAACGGCGCCCGTTGCCCAGACGATTGCCCATCACGGCCCCACCAACTCCCTGATCATCAGCGCCAACCCGGAGACCATCCTCGCGATGGAACGTGTCGTGACCGCGCTCGATGTCCGCCGGCCCCAGGTTATGGTGGAAGCGATTATCGTCGAGATGTCGGATGACGCAGCCCGTGAATTGGGCCTGCAATTCCTTCTGGCCGGCACAGGGGGCGACGTTCCCTTTGCCTCCACCAACTTCTCCCGCGCGGCGCCAAACCTCCTCGCACTGACAGGCGCGCTGGTTACCGATGCATTCGAAGACCCAGCCGCAGAAAACCCGTTTCGCGAAGCCGCCATCAGTTCACTGACCGGTTCTTCCGGCCTTACACTCGGCTTTGGCGGCACATCCGGCGACAATCTGTTCGGCGTCATTCTCAATGCAGTCGAAGACGATACCGCTTCACGCATCCTGTCCACGCCCTTTGGCATGACACTCAACAACGCAACATCCGCGCTGATTGTCGGCCAGGAGATTCCCGTAACAACGGGGCAGGTTCTGGGCGAGGCGAACTCGAATCCTTTCCGCACAGTTGAGCGCAAAGACATCGGCATCCAGCTCGAAGTCACCCCACGCATTGGCGAGAACGATACCGTTCGTCTTGACATTCGTCAGGAAGTTTCCAGCGTCTTCGGCAGCGTCGGAACCGTGACGCCGGATCTGATCCTCGACAAGCGGGAGATCCGCGCCAGCGTTCTCGCCGATGATGGCGAGATCATTGTGCTCGGCGGCCTGGTTGAGCAGACAGATACGCTCCGCGACACCAAGGTTCCGGTTCTGGGCGATATTCCGGGTGTCGGACGCCTCTTTCGCTCGGAGGGCAAGGCCGCGACGCGCCGCAACCTGATGGTCTTCATTCGCCCCACCATCGTTCGCAACAAGGCAGATGCGCAGGCCGTCACTCAGCAGAAATACCTCTACGTACAGGCTGAGGAGCTGATGCGGGAGCAATCCCCGGCCGGCTCCATTGACCAGTACATACGCGAAGTTCTGGGCACCGGCGGCCCGGCCACGCAACTGGTCCAGCCGCCGCAATAA
- a CDS encoding prolyl hydroxylase family protein: protein MMKTTVSEEWLTYTWVRLRSGVEPHEVKRQLIQNGFDDQAIRSLMRDAYNGRRPISDVDHAALARAPLTLRAKSHPQLRRIPAPKAQLYVWPNFLAPETCDALIALTDERLRASTTTDAFADPKIRTSRSSDIGTMGHNLVMQLDELIAEALGIHWSYSDATQTQRYDVNQEYKAHYDYFTPGTRDYQVHCQFTGQRTWTFMIYLNDVEEGGGTRFRRLEKTIMPEKGKAVIWNNLNPDGSVNPYTIHHGMKVRSGAKYVITKWFRERGWGEMFPEDYSRIS from the coding sequence ATGATGAAGACAACAGTGAGCGAGGAATGGCTAACCTACACTTGGGTTCGCCTGCGGTCAGGCGTGGAACCTCATGAGGTAAAGCGCCAGCTGATACAAAACGGATTTGATGACCAGGCGATCCGTTCACTCATGCGGGACGCATATAATGGCCGCCGCCCGATTTCAGATGTCGATCACGCAGCGCTGGCCAGGGCGCCCCTCACGCTTCGGGCAAAGTCGCACCCCCAGCTCCGCCGCATCCCCGCCCCAAAGGCCCAACTTTATGTCTGGCCAAATTTCCTGGCCCCGGAAACCTGCGACGCCTTGATCGCTCTCACGGATGAGCGCCTGCGGGCGTCCACAACTACCGACGCTTTTGCAGACCCGAAGATCCGCACATCCCGCTCCTCAGACATCGGCACGATGGGGCATAATCTGGTCATGCAACTCGACGAACTGATCGCTGAAGCACTTGGCATTCACTGGTCCTATTCAGATGCCACACAGACACAGCGTTATGACGTCAACCAGGAATACAAAGCCCACTACGACTACTTCACCCCCGGCACGCGGGATTATCAGGTTCATTGCCAGTTCACCGGCCAGCGCACCTGGACCTTCATGATCTACCTGAATGATGTCGAGGAAGGCGGCGGCACGCGTTTCCGGCGGCTAGAGAAAACGATCATGCCTGAAAAGGGAAAGGCCGTAATCTGGAACAATCTGAACCCGGACGGCAGCGTAAATCCGTATACGATCCATCATGGCATGAAAGTTCGATCCGGCGCTAAATATGTGATCACGAAATGGTTCCGCGAACGTGGCTGGGGAGAGATGTTTCCTGAGGACTACTCCAGAATTTCGTAA
- a CDS encoding type II secretion system protein N: MKLFGPESGARLAYGSIGRTAVEAVLALTTGLLLARFAWVIVAPGNAAGAFQAPPLPALADASSAPSSLSLLTQTDPFQAASPDMAQAAIPTSLNLQIAGLRWSDGEAGTSSAVLILPDNTQKRVAAGDQIISGAILESVAADRVFLRFNGQLQELLLKDPNKPLFAASSNESGAPAPTTSAPQTDQGQTATSTPQTVTPALLMTDIDMQPELRNGAVTGYRLSPRGQGHFQAAGLETGDLVLRVNGASLEGMGPDAIQAAVMSSDVIALDVVRRGAIVRLRLSPDSGLSQ, encoded by the coding sequence ATGAAACTATTCGGACCAGAAAGCGGCGCCCGGCTGGCATATGGTTCGATTGGCCGGACTGCGGTTGAAGCTGTACTCGCCCTTACGACGGGTCTTCTTCTCGCACGATTTGCCTGGGTCATCGTCGCCCCCGGCAACGCCGCCGGCGCATTTCAGGCGCCTCCCCTTCCTGCCCTGGCTGACGCTTCGAGCGCTCCGTCATCCCTGTCGCTTCTAACTCAGACAGACCCGTTTCAGGCCGCGTCGCCCGATATGGCTCAGGCCGCCATCCCGACATCACTGAACCTCCAGATTGCTGGCCTTCGCTGGTCCGATGGCGAGGCTGGCACAAGCAGCGCCGTCCTCATCCTTCCCGACAATACGCAAAAGCGCGTTGCCGCTGGCGACCAGATCATTTCCGGCGCAATTCTGGAATCGGTTGCAGCCGACCGCGTGTTCCTGCGCTTTAATGGTCAGCTTCAGGAGCTTCTCCTGAAAGACCCCAACAAGCCGCTTTTCGCTGCTTCCAGCAATGAGAGCGGCGCGCCTGCGCCAACAACGTCTGCCCCGCAAACAGATCAAGGTCAGACGGCCACCTCCACACCGCAAACCGTAACCCCGGCTTTGCTCATGACCGACATTGATATGCAGCCCGAACTGCGCAACGGGGCTGTAACCGGCTATCGCCTGTCGCCCCGCGGTCAAGGCCATTTCCAAGCTGCGGGCCTGGAGACAGGCGATCTTGTTCTTCGCGTCAACGGAGCCAGCCTCGAAGGCATGGGGCCCGACGCCATTCAGGCGGCCGTCATGTCTTCGGATGTCATTGCGCTTGATGTTGTTCGCCGGGGCGCGATCGTCCGCCTACGGCTCTCTCCTGATTCCGGCCTTTCTCAATGA
- a CDS encoding CAP domain-containing protein, which yields MSLTQNCKICIVTIMLQAKYRVLSLLVLAIAAPGVALSEPSSTARMSPGESSATTVSPEASKVSSLLLRAVTAERQGAGVSPLSEHQTLSLVAEMHARDMARRNYAADVSPEGLTLMDFVRQADRQTLYSSFGTAIAIVDAETSAADVLAALMSDPFNAENVLRPGFDHVGIGAVEQDGRLYVVQLFARVEGQLEQPLPVNAGAADSLRVDFAEPGMTPVSWSVSDGSGATLLRGSGERIRDPHGAGIEGYLDLDVAMGMDVYTLRGPYVRVN from the coding sequence ATGTCCTTGACGCAAAACTGTAAAATATGTATTGTGACAATTATGTTACAGGCGAAATACAGAGTATTGTCACTCCTCGTTCTGGCGATTGCGGCGCCAGGAGTGGCCCTTTCGGAACCCAGCTCAACGGCGCGGATGTCGCCCGGCGAATCGAGTGCGACCACCGTCTCTCCAGAGGCGTCAAAGGTCAGCTCGTTACTTTTGCGCGCGGTCACCGCTGAGCGGCAGGGGGCAGGGGTTTCCCCATTGAGCGAACATCAGACATTGTCTTTGGTGGCAGAGATGCATGCCCGCGACATGGCGCGCCGGAACTATGCGGCAGATGTGTCCCCCGAGGGGCTGACATTGATGGACTTTGTGCGCCAGGCTGACCGCCAGACGCTTTACAGCTCGTTTGGGACGGCGATTGCCATAGTGGATGCTGAGACCAGCGCCGCAGACGTTCTGGCTGCCCTTATGTCTGATCCGTTCAATGCCGAGAACGTTCTCCGGCCGGGTTTTGATCATGTCGGCATCGGCGCTGTCGAGCAGGATGGGCGGCTGTATGTGGTGCAGCTCTTTGCGCGTGTCGAAGGCCAGCTTGAGCAGCCCCTACCGGTAAACGCCGGCGCGGCAGACAGCCTCCGGGTGGACTTTGCGGAGCCGGGGATGACTCCCGTCAGCTGGTCCGTAAGTGATGGATCGGGCGCAACTCTGCTGCGGGGATCGGGTGAGCGTATTCGCGATCCGCACGGGGCAGGGATTGAAGGGTATCTGGATCTGGATGTTGCCATGGGGATGGACGTTTACACCCTTCGCGGCCCTTATGTTCGTGTGAACTGA
- a CDS encoding GspE/PulE family protein, translating to MARAQVTYSFARDKGIVVIPGRSDLTFAVREGADPAALLEARRVTGLPVHLEAMNSAQYERQLSESFGQGRLDGSAAEAAAGTGGDLESLFDGLPQTEDLLAGDTEAPIITLINGLLQDAIRRRASDIHIDPFEDKMSVRYRIDGELQEVFTASRRVAAPLVSRIKVMSRLDIAEKRMPQDGRISLTLGGRALDVRVATLPTRYGERVALRILDTKQALLGLETLGMDENTEKRFRTALSEPNGVILVTGPTGSGKTTTLYSALAQLNTGRVNIMTLEDPVEYGLDGISQTPMDHKVGLTFAATLRSILRNDPNIVMVGEIRDAETAEVALEFALTGRLALSTIHTNSSAGAITRLRDMGVESFLLASTMRAILAQRLVRRLCVHCKEAYAPPPALLERLGLEDRADLTLYRPVGCASCGQTGYEGRLGVYELLLVDTAIRRMIHEGATEEQIERSAFAKSDMLFQNGLRHVLSGDSSAEELLHVCRREAWFGGSV from the coding sequence ATGGCGCGCGCTCAGGTCACCTACTCATTTGCCCGCGACAAGGGGATTGTTGTTATCCCCGGCCGGTCGGATTTGACGTTTGCCGTTCGCGAGGGCGCAGACCCGGCCGCGCTGCTTGAGGCGCGCCGCGTCACCGGACTCCCGGTGCATCTGGAAGCCATGAATTCTGCCCAGTACGAGCGCCAGTTGTCGGAGAGCTTCGGTCAAGGGCGGCTTGACGGCAGCGCTGCCGAAGCCGCCGCCGGAACGGGCGGCGACCTGGAAAGCCTGTTTGACGGCCTTCCGCAAACGGAAGACCTTTTGGCCGGTGACACCGAAGCCCCCATCATCACACTTATCAACGGCCTGCTTCAGGACGCCATCCGTCGCCGGGCATCTGATATTCATATTGATCCATTTGAAGACAAAATGTCTGTCCGTTACCGGATTGATGGCGAGCTACAGGAAGTCTTCACGGCGTCCCGCCGCGTTGCCGCCCCGCTGGTTTCACGCATCAAGGTGATGAGCCGCCTTGATATTGCAGAGAAACGCATGCCCCAGGACGGCCGCATCTCGTTGACGCTCGGTGGTCGCGCTCTGGATGTTCGTGTCGCGACCCTTCCAACACGCTACGGCGAACGGGTTGCCTTGCGTATACTCGATACCAAACAGGCATTGCTTGGTCTCGAAACCCTCGGCATGGACGAAAACACGGAGAAGCGTTTTCGCACGGCATTGAGCGAGCCCAACGGCGTGATCCTGGTAACCGGCCCCACGGGCTCGGGCAAAACCACCACGCTTTATTCCGCCCTTGCCCAGCTCAATACCGGTCGCGTCAATATCATGACGCTGGAAGACCCGGTAGAATACGGCCTCGACGGGATCAGCCAGACCCCGATGGATCACAAGGTCGGCCTCACCTTTGCCGCCACACTGCGCTCGATCCTCCGGAATGATCCCAACATCGTCATGGTCGGCGAAATTCGCGATGCGGAGACCGCCGAAGTTGCGCTTGAGTTTGCGCTGACCGGACGCCTCGCCCTGTCCACCATCCACACGAACAGCTCGGCAGGGGCGATCACGCGTCTGCGCGACATGGGCGTGGAAAGTTTTCTGCTTGCCTCCACGATGCGTGCAATCCTGGCCCAGCGGCTGGTGCGCCGCCTGTGCGTTCATTGTAAGGAAGCTTACGCCCCACCCCCAGCTCTGTTGGAGCGGCTGGGCCTTGAAGACCGGGCAGACCTGACCCTTTACCGGCCGGTCGGCTGCGCTTCGTGCGGGCAGACGGGTTATGAAGGCCGCCTCGGTGTTTATGAACTTCTGCTTGTGGATACCGCGATCCGCCGCATGATCCATGAGGGGGCAACCGAAGAGCAGATTGAGCGCTCAGCCTTCGCCAAATCTGATATGCTCTTCCAGAATGGACTGCGGCATGTGTTGAGCGGCGACTCAAGTGCTGAGGAGTTGCTGCACGTCTGCCGCCGGGAGGCGTGGTTCGGTGGCAGCGTTTGA
- a CDS encoding type II secretion system F family protein yields MAAFEYKALTADGRRTSGVISADTARAARKELRDRQLTPVALTEARGEKALGFAGAGRLSEKDRTLLTRQLAVLVSSGMTIEQALTAAAGDSDASPQRGLLLGVRSQVMEGSTLAEAMRAAPRAFPPLFRAVVSSGESSGRLGLVLDQLAHHLERSYRLRTLVRSALIYPAILGIMATLMVTALMVWVVPKLVEQFAMLGADELPPLTRFVIGLSGFVRDWGLFVLVGGAICLYLSTIVLKAPAWKLRWDAFVLRIPFFGDMARKVSAARFARIHATMSGAGATVLESLSGARNAMGNMVFRSAADQILEIVQRGGALSSAMKSTGVFPQMMVHMVASGEAARNVPAMMNRAADFLEDEFETATNVALGLLEPMIIIFLGGIVGTIVLSIMLPIMQLNTLALG; encoded by the coding sequence GTGGCAGCGTTTGAATACAAAGCCCTGACAGCAGATGGCCGGCGCACCAGCGGCGTCATCTCGGCTGACACCGCCCGCGCCGCCCGGAAGGAACTCCGGGATCGCCAGCTGACGCCGGTCGCGCTCACGGAGGCGCGCGGCGAAAAAGCGCTGGGCTTCGCCGGGGCCGGCCGCCTCAGCGAAAAGGACCGCACCCTGCTGACCCGCCAGCTCGCCGTGCTCGTCTCCTCCGGCATGACCATCGAACAGGCTCTCACTGCTGCCGCGGGCGACAGCGACGCTTCTCCCCAGCGCGGCCTTCTCCTGGGTGTACGCTCGCAGGTTATGGAAGGCTCAACCCTCGCCGAAGCGATGCGCGCAGCGCCGCGCGCCTTCCCGCCCCTCTTCCGCGCAGTCGTTTCCTCTGGTGAGTCGTCGGGCCGCCTTGGCCTCGTCCTGGATCAACTCGCCCACCATCTTGAGCGCAGCTACCGGCTCCGCACCCTGGTGCGCTCGGCTCTGATCTATCCGGCGATCCTTGGCATCATGGCCACGCTGATGGTCACCGCCCTCATGGTATGGGTGGTGCCCAAGCTGGTAGAGCAGTTTGCGATGTTGGGCGCCGACGAGCTGCCGCCGCTGACCCGGTTTGTCATTGGACTGTCCGGATTTGTCCGCGATTGGGGGCTCTTTGTGCTCGTGGGGGGCGCGATTTGTCTCTATTTGTCCACGATTGTCCTGAAAGCGCCCGCCTGGAAACTGCGCTGGGATGCCTTCGTCCTGCGGATTCCCTTCTTCGGAGACATGGCGCGAAAAGTCTCCGCCGCGCGCTTCGCCCGCATCCATGCCACCATGTCCGGCGCCGGCGCGACAGTCTTGGAAAGCCTCTCTGGCGCCCGTAACGCAATGGGAAATATGGTGTTTCGCTCCGCGGCCGATCAAATCCTGGAGATCGTCCAGCGCGGCGGCGCACTCTCTTCGGCAATGAAATCCACAGGGGTCTTCCCCCAGATGATGGTCCACATGGTCGCCAGCGGCGAAGCCGCCCGCAACGTCCCCGCTATGATGAACCGCGCCGCCGATTTCCTCGAAGACGAATTTGAAACCGCCACCAATGTTGCCCTAGGACTCCTGGAACCCATGATCATTATTTTCCTGGGCGGGATCGTCGGCACAATCGTTCTATCGATCATGCTGCCCATCATGCAGCTCAACACTCTCGCCCTCGGATAA
- the gspG gene encoding type II secretion system major pseudopilin GspG, whose amino-acid sequence MSPETETKTAEVRRSEAGFSLVELMVVVFIMGLLATLIIVNVAPVGDRSRVTKAQADISNLENALEQYSLDLYSYPSTDQGLAALSSPPAGVDATLYRPGGYIRRVQEDPWGNPYQYTFPGTRSGGRFDVFSFGADGQPGGEGNDADIGNWD is encoded by the coding sequence ATGTCCCCCGAAACAGAAACAAAGACTGCAGAAGTCCGCCGCAGTGAGGCGGGTTTCTCCCTTGTCGAACTGATGGTGGTTGTTTTCATCATGGGCCTCCTGGCCACTTTGATCATCGTCAATGTCGCGCCCGTCGGCGATCGCTCACGCGTGACCAAAGCGCAGGCCGACATCTCAAACCTTGAGAATGCTCTCGAGCAGTACAGCCTCGACCTCTACTCCTATCCTTCCACGGATCAGGGCCTCGCCGCGCTGTCCAGCCCGCCCGCCGGCGTCGATGCCACGCTCTACCGTCCCGGTGGCTACATCCGCCGCGTTCAGGAAGACCCCTGGGGCAACCCCTACCAGTACACCTTCCCCGGCACGCGCTCGGGCGGCCGTTTTGACGTCTTCTCCTTCGGCGCGGATGGCCAACCCGGCGGCGAAGGGAATGACGCAGACATCGGCAACTGGGACTGA
- a CDS encoding TonB-dependent receptor plug domain-containing protein, giving the protein MKFSSLSLRALLIASTAVLSPTLASAQTETTSDTSAEAAAPEAEDLKLNEVVVLGRYIPEVLRSTSEVAAFLAPEDLARQGDSDAAAALARVTGINIAEGRFVYVRGLGERYSAARLNGSPLPSPEPLQRVVPLDLFPTNILENVLVQKTYSVEYPGEFGGGIIDLRTLNIPQESFLDLSVSGSYNTETTGKNGLTYYGSDTDVLGFDDGTRKLPGAVRQAMSTGLLVSSPNFTDSEIQAMGQAFTNAPINLIQKNDSIPLNGSYEASGGTSFDLGSAELGVIGVLGYSNDWRTRNAVQETGRLSNQELIRASDYEYVSTEQNIGWDALFGMGVDFGDDKIDWTNLYIRRTTKQAYSREGYNFLSDRDVRNDRTAWYERELYSTQLNGEHFRGPWTLNWRTALSQTKRDAPYEREINYIFSDIANSYIYDPSGSGSSNTIGFSYLDDKVISGGADVKYVQTLSSARDIEYSAGVEAYQNERTSQTRLFSFDIDNPPLDFLIQQQRPDFLFANYNINPDVFVLRETTSSEGAAAYDADLEVLAAYAKVDAEIFPLIRTAVGVRFEDATQSTTPLSLQTSATPPSVPPELENQYLLPAGTLTWNFAEDQQLRLGASKSIGRPQFRELAPQQYYDPESSRIFIGNPYLVDTEILNLDARYEKYFDRGQALTAGVFFKQLDRPVESIVIEQSASIFQTYLNAPEAVLYGAEIDIKRVFDSPIRGAFFDTKEFLVQVNYTYSTSEVKAGPGDVVFPLQAGGQPRPATEYIIDGTRLQGQSEHIGNLQIGWDDEAARSQLTLLLNYASERITARAPSGQPDFMQDPGINLDLVYKKGFDLRGQAFTFDVKARNLLGEDFEEYQSGNGGYIRVNQYDLGTTFSLGLSAEF; this is encoded by the coding sequence ATGAAATTCAGCTCGCTGTCTCTCCGGGCACTGTTGATCGCCTCCACGGCAGTCCTTTCGCCCACTCTCGCATCGGCTCAGACCGAGACTACCTCTGACACTTCTGCGGAGGCGGCGGCTCCCGAAGCAGAAGATCTTAAACTCAATGAGGTTGTCGTCCTTGGCCGGTATATTCCAGAAGTGCTGCGCAGCACCTCGGAAGTCGCCGCGTTTCTGGCGCCCGAAGACCTTGCACGTCAGGGCGATTCCGACGCTGCCGCCGCTTTGGCGCGCGTGACCGGCATCAACATCGCGGAAGGCCGCTTTGTTTATGTCCGTGGCCTTGGGGAGCGCTATTCCGCTGCCCGGCTCAATGGCTCGCCGCTCCCCAGCCCCGAGCCACTCCAACGCGTAGTTCCACTTGACCTCTTCCCGACAAACATTCTCGAGAACGTACTCGTTCAGAAGACATATTCGGTGGAATATCCCGGCGAGTTCGGCGGCGGCATAATTGATCTCCGCACCCTGAACATCCCGCAGGAAAGCTTCCTCGATCTCAGCGTGTCCGGCAGCTACAATACGGAAACCACCGGCAAGAACGGCCTCACCTATTACGGTTCTGACACGGACGTGCTCGGTTTTGATGATGGCACGCGCAAACTGCCCGGCGCCGTCCGCCAGGCAATGTCCACCGGCCTTCTCGTCTCGTCTCCGAATTTCACGGACTCCGAAATTCAGGCCATGGGGCAAGCCTTCACGAATGCACCGATCAACCTCATCCAAAAGAACGACAGCATCCCGCTGAACGGAAGCTATGAAGCTTCCGGCGGCACCTCATTTGATCTCGGCAGCGCCGAGCTCGGCGTGATTGGTGTGCTCGGCTATTCCAACGACTGGCGCACACGCAATGCTGTTCAGGAAACCGGTCGCCTCAGCAACCAAGAGCTGATCCGCGCATCCGACTATGAGTATGTCTCGACCGAGCAGAATATCGGCTGGGATGCCCTGTTCGGCATGGGTGTGGATTTCGGCGATGACAAGATCGACTGGACCAACCTCTACATCCGCCGCACCACCAAGCAGGCGTATAGCCGGGAAGGCTATAACTTCCTGTCTGACCGTGATGTCCGCAACGACCGCACAGCCTGGTATGAACGGGAACTGTACAGCACACAGCTGAACGGCGAACACTTCCGTGGACCCTGGACATTGAACTGGCGCACCGCGCTGTCGCAGACCAAGCGCGACGCACCCTATGAGCGTGAGATCAACTATATCTTCAGTGATATAGCGAATTCCTACATCTACGATCCTTCGGGCTCGGGCTCATCGAACACCATTGGCTTCTCTTACCTTGACGACAAGGTCATCAGTGGTGGCGCGGACGTGAAGTACGTCCAAACCCTCTCTTCGGCGCGCGATATTGAATATTCTGCGGGTGTTGAAGCCTATCAGAACGAGCGTACCTCTCAGACGCGCCTCTTCAGTTTCGATATCGACAATCCCCCGCTGGATTTCCTGATCCAGCAACAACGTCCGGATTTCCTCTTCGCAAACTACAACATCAATCCCGATGTGTTTGTATTGCGTGAGACAACATCTTCCGAAGGGGCTGCCGCCTATGACGCAGACCTTGAGGTCCTCGCGGCCTATGCGAAGGTTGATGCAGAAATCTTCCCGTTGATCCGGACCGCAGTCGGCGTTCGTTTTGAAGACGCAACACAATCGACGACCCCCCTCTCGCTCCAGACATCGGCAACGCCGCCGAGCGTCCCGCCGGAACTGGAAAACCAGTACCTCCTGCCGGCCGGCACGCTGACCTGGAACTTCGCGGAAGATCAGCAGCTGCGTCTTGGCGCGTCCAAGAGCATCGGCCGTCCCCAATTCCGTGAGCTGGCGCCCCAGCAATACTATGACCCGGAGAGCAGCCGTATCTTTATCGGCAACCCCTACCTGGTCGACACAGAAATCCTGAACCTCGACGCACGCTACGAGAAATACTTCGATCGTGGTCAGGCGCTGACTGCAGGCGTGTTCTTCAAACAGCTCGACAGGCCGGTGGAATCCATCGTCATCGAACAGAGCGCTTCAATCTTTCAGACCTATCTGAACGCACCCGAAGCCGTGCTGTACGGCGCCGAAATCGACATCAAGCGGGTCTTTGACAGCCCGATCCGGGGCGCGTTCTTCGACACCAAGGAATTCCTCGTACAGGTGAACTACACCTACTCCACCTCCGAGGTAAAAGCCGGTCCCGGTGATGTTGTGTTTCCATTGCAGGCAGGCGGCCAGCCTCGCCCGGCAACCGAATACATCATCGATGGCACACGCCTCCAGGGCCAGTCAGAGCATATCGGAAACCTGCAGATTGGCTGGGATGACGAAGCTGCCCGCTCGCAGCTGACCCTCCTCCTCAACTATGCCAGCGAGCGGATTACGGCCCGCGCGCCGTCCGGTCAGCCAGACTTCATGCAGGACCCCGGCATCAATCTTGATCTGGTGTACAAGAAGGGCTTCGACCTGCGGGGACAAGCGTTCACCTTCGATGTCAAAGCCCGCAACCTGCTTGGCGAAGACTTCGAGGAATATCAAAGCGGCAACGGTGGTTACATCCGGGTCAACCAGTACGACCTGGGCACCACCTTCTCCCTTGGCCTCAGCGCCGAGTTCTAA
- a CDS encoding helix-turn-helix domain-containing protein → MMQEEIRAAGSRSPTKVDQQVGEKIRELRIAQNFTLSELGQELGISHQQLQKYETGTNRLSAGMLSSVARALRVPIAELFQTSDATSQEARDPVSESRARCHALIDRTSSVGKLETMAKVLRALSAD, encoded by the coding sequence ATGATGCAAGAAGAAATTCGGGCTGCCGGCTCCCGTTCTCCCACAAAGGTTGACCAACAGGTCGGCGAAAAAATCCGCGAACTCCGTATAGCCCAAAACTTCACGCTTTCTGAACTCGGTCAGGAGCTGGGTATCAGCCATCAACAGCTCCAGAAATACGAAACCGGTACCAACCGCCTCAGCGCCGGCATGTTGTCCAGCGTCGCTCGGGCGCTTCGGGTACCTATTGCCGAACTTTTCCAGACATCGGACGCGACCTCACAGGAAGCAAGGGACCCGGTGAGCGAATCGCGCGCCCGTTGCCACGCCCTGATCGATCGCACCAGCTCAGTCGGCAAGCTCGAAACGATGGCGAAGGTTTTGCGCGCTCTTTCGGCGGATTGA